In the genome of Thermotoga sp., one region contains:
- a CDS encoding ferritin-like domain-containing protein — protein MADQYHEPIEELTGRDRDFVRALNSLKEEIEAVAWYHQRVATTEDETVRKILEHNRNEEMEHAAMLLEWLRRNMLGWDKALRTYLFTDRPVTEIEEGETGGSKNAEGDLGIRKL, from the coding sequence ATGGCCGATCAATATCATGAGCCGATTGAAGAACTCACAGGGAGGGACAGAGATTTCGTGAGAGCGTTGAACAGTCTCAAAGAAGAGATAGAAGCGGTTGCGTGGTATCATCAGAGGGTCGCAACCACAGAAGATGAGACCGTGAGAAAAATCCTTGAACACAACAGGAATGAAGAGATGGAACACGCCGCCATGCTTCTGGAATGGTTGAGAAGGAATATGCTGGGATGGGACAAGGCTCTGAGGACCTATCTTTTCACGGACAGGCCGGTCACTGAAATAGAAGAGGGAGAAACCGGTGGTTCGAAAAACGCAGAAGGAGATCTCGGCATAAGAAAGCTTTGA
- a CDS encoding sulfide-dependent adenosine diphosphate thiazole synthase, whose product MKDVVISKLIVDEYFEKLRNSLELDVAIVGAGPSGLTAAYELSKKRFKVAVFEERNVPGGGIWGGGMMFNEIVLEKELESFLKELEIDYVMKEDHIVTDSVHFASALLYRVTKNGVPVFNNVSVEDVAVQDGRVCGVVVNWGPTVRLGLHVDPITIKSSFVVDGTGHPANVVSLLAKRGFVEMKTEFPMDADEAEGFVVEKTGEIFPGLLVSGMAVCAVHGGPRMGPIFGGMVLSGQKVARLISEKLR is encoded by the coding sequence ATGAAAGATGTGGTGATCTCGAAATTGATCGTCGATGAGTATTTCGAAAAACTCCGAAACAGTCTGGAACTCGATGTTGCAATCGTCGGAGCTGGTCCGAGTGGGCTAACGGCGGCTTACGAATTGTCGAAGAAGAGATTCAAAGTGGCGGTATTCGAAGAGAGAAACGTTCCAGGTGGTGGAATCTGGGGTGGAGGAATGATGTTCAACGAGATTGTCCTGGAAAAAGAACTCGAAAGCTTCCTGAAGGAACTCGAAATAGACTACGTGATGAAGGAAGATCACATCGTGACGGACTCGGTTCACTTTGCTTCGGCTCTTCTCTACAGAGTGACGAAGAACGGAGTACCCGTGTTCAACAACGTCTCTGTGGAGGATGTGGCCGTTCAGGATGGAAGGGTGTGTGGCGTTGTGGTAAACTGGGGACCCACGGTGAGGCTGGGACTGCATGTTGATCCCATAACGATAAAGTCTTCCTTCGTGGTTGATGGAACAGGTCATCCTGCCAACGTCGTGTCACTCCTTGCGAAGCGGGGTTTTGTCGAAATGAAGACAGAATTCCCCATGGACGCTGATGAAGCAGAAGGATTCGTTGTGGAAAAAACCGGTGAGATATTTCCTGGGCTTCTCGTCTCTGGCATGGCAGTGTGTGCCGTGCACGGTGGACCGAGGATGGGTCCCATCTTCGGTGGCATGGTTCTGTCCGGTCAGAAAGTTGCAAGGTTGATAAGTGAAAAGCTGAGGTGA